The Haloplanus salinarum genome includes a region encoding these proteins:
- a CDS encoding sulfurtransferase TusA family protein, translating to MSETDERADVTVDAVGSSCPGPLMDLIGKMKSVESGTVVELLSSNEGTEKDLTEWTEQSGHELVDIVDHGDHQSYYVRKR from the coding sequence ATGTCCGAAACTGACGAGCGAGCGGATGTCACGGTCGATGCGGTCGGCTCGTCCTGCCCCGGTCCACTGATGGACCTCATCGGCAAGATGAAATCGGTCGAGTCGGGGACGGTCGTCGAACTCCTCAGTTCGAACGAGGGGACCGAGAAGGACCTCACCGAGTGGACCGAACAGTCGGGGCACGAACTGGTCGACATCGTCGATCACGGTGACCACCAGTCGTACTACGTCCGAAAACGATGA
- a CDS encoding NAD(P)/FAD-dependent oxidoreductase has protein sequence MTERIVIVGAGTGGIVLANNLAEELATEIDAGDIEVQLVNDGEDHVYKPTWLYVPFGEKTLADATRPLVDLVDDRIDLTIDRVDGVDTDDKTVSLAGAGVDESYDHLVLAMGAQVTPEETPGLAEGGHHFYGPEGAAALRDELAEFTEGHLVVSVVGVPHMCPVAPLEFALMADAWFRDRGLREDVDITYTYPIGRAHGIESVAEWAGPLMDDRDVEVETFFNAERVDPDTKTIHTVEGRELDYDLLVAIPPHDGSDLVREAGLGDDGWVDVDPNTLEARGADDVYALGDVADLPTSKAGSAAHYAAGALADRLASIARGERPTAEYDGKTVCFIESGTDEATYIAFDYEESPTPKPPSKLIHWSKLGYNRSYWLTARGVL, from the coding sequence ATGACCGAACGCATCGTGATCGTCGGGGCGGGCACGGGTGGTATCGTCCTCGCAAACAACTTGGCTGAGGAACTCGCGACGGAGATCGACGCGGGGGACATCGAAGTACAACTCGTCAACGACGGCGAGGATCACGTCTACAAGCCGACATGGCTGTACGTCCCCTTCGGGGAGAAGACGCTCGCCGACGCGACCCGACCGCTCGTCGATCTCGTCGACGACCGGATCGATCTGACTATCGACCGAGTTGACGGAGTCGACACCGACGACAAGACCGTCTCGCTCGCGGGGGCAGGTGTCGACGAGTCGTACGACCACCTCGTGCTCGCGATGGGCGCACAGGTGACGCCCGAGGAGACCCCCGGACTGGCGGAGGGTGGACACCACTTCTACGGACCGGAGGGCGCCGCAGCGCTCCGCGACGAACTCGCCGAGTTCACCGAGGGGCATCTCGTCGTCTCCGTCGTCGGCGTCCCACATATGTGTCCGGTCGCGCCGCTCGAGTTCGCGCTGATGGCCGACGCTTGGTTCCGTGATCGTGGCCTGCGCGAGGACGTGGATATCACGTACACCTATCCGATCGGTCGCGCCCACGGCATCGAGTCGGTCGCCGAGTGGGCGGGACCACTCATGGACGACCGTGATGTCGAGGTGGAGACGTTCTTCAACGCCGAGCGGGTCGACCCCGATACGAAGACGATCCACACAGTCGAAGGACGGGAACTGGACTACGACCTGCTCGTCGCTATTCCGCCTCACGACGGGAGCGATCTGGTGCGGGAGGCGGGCCTCGGCGACGACGGGTGGGTCGACGTCGACCCGAACACGCTCGAAGCGCGCGGAGCCGACGACGTCTACGCGCTCGGCGACGTGGCGGATCTCCCGACGAGCAAGGCCGGGAGCGCCGCCCACTACGCGGCCGGGGCGCTTGCGGACCGGCTCGCGAGCATCGCCCGCGGCGAACGTCCGACCGCCGAGTACGACGGCAAGACCGTCTGTTTCATCGAGAGCGGGACGGACGAGGCGACGTATATCGCCTTCGACTACGAGGAGTCGCCCACGCCGAAACCCCCCTCGAAGCTCATCCACTGGTCGAAGCTCGGCTACAACCGCTCGTACTGGCTCACTGCCCGCGGGGTGTTGTGA